The Gambusia affinis linkage group LG11, SWU_Gaff_1.0, whole genome shotgun sequence genome contains a region encoding:
- the uchl3 gene encoding ubiquitin carboxyl-terminal hydrolase isozyme L3: MDSPRWLPLESNPEVMTKFVSCLGMKPSWQFGDVYGLDPELLNLVPRPVCAVLLLFPVTEKYEAFKQEEEERLKGQGHGVSPDVYFIKQTIGNACGTIGLIHAVANNQAHLQFEADSPLKKFLDQTAKMTPEERATFLEKDESIRVTHESSAQEGQTEAPSLDEKVNLHFVAFVNVGGQLYELDGRKPFPVVHGKTTEDTLLEDAVEVCKVFMARDPQEVRFTIIALSKDSF; encoded by the exons ATGGACTCTCCACGCTGGCTGCCTCTGGAGTCCAATCCAGAA gtCATGACCAAG tttgtcagctgtttgggcaTGAAGCCATCTTGGCAGTTTGGGGACGTTTACGGGTTGGATCCAGAGCTTCTGAACTTGGTACCAAGACCAGTGTGTGCAGTGCTGCTCCTCTTCCCTGTAACAGAGAAG TATGAGGCGTTTAagcaagaagaggaggagagactgAAAGGCCAGGGGCACGGAGTCTCCCCTGACGTTTACTTTATCAAGCAAACTATTGGGAACGCCTGTGGAACGATCGGATTAATTCACGCAGTGGCTAACAACCAGGCACACCTGCAGTTTG AGGCCGACTCTCCCCTTAAGAAGTTCCTTGACCAAACAGCAAAAATGACCCCAGAGGAAAGGGCCACGTTTCTGGAAAAAGACGAG AGCATACGTGTCACACATGAATCTAGCGCACAGGAGGGACAAACTGAG GCCCCGAGTTTAGATGAAAAAGTCAATCTGCATTTTGTAGCTTTTGTGAACGTCGGAGGACAGTTATACGAACTAG ATGGACGGAAGCCTTTCCCTGTTGTCCATGGAAAAACTACAGAAGATACGCTCCTTGAG GACGCTGTAGAAGTTTGTAAGGTTTTCATGGCTCGCGACCCTCAGGAAGTCCGTTTCACCATCATCGCTCTGTCCAAAGACTCGTTCTGA